A single Lactuca sativa cultivar Salinas unplaced genomic scaffold, Lsat_Salinas_v11 Lsat_1_v11_unplaced_04, whole genome shotgun sequence DNA region contains:
- the LOC128129500 gene encoding receptor-like protein EIX1 — translation MGNWRGLGFHLIFVCVFLFAATYTCLGVGNVSVLCSEQERVALLKFKQSVEDPFGMLSSWVGNECCMWEGIQCDGVTGNVQRLHLKGDDYYYISGNKVSSSLAELRHLKYLDLSQNYFQGSRIPEFIGSLKQLTYLNLSDADFQGIIPPRIGNLSNLKVLDLSSNHHENFLKADDMAWAFGLSSLELLDLSYVDLSGAQNWDMMLHMIPSLKELSLSRCRLSNVNLGPFLNSSRILPNIKHLDLGYNSFKGPLPFLLQNMTSLTFLSLSGFNHSLAWNFPKLLSMIPSLSELHLSGCGLDKTHLSSPHLNYSTLSNIQHLDLSNNPRGGIFPSVLTNMSSLEVLDLSDTMLNSSLPIMPKLLELHLSGNKFKQIEDVGIWRQCHLKQLSVTDNEFAMEMIDTPKNASECSIYALEFLELSRSLKGRIPETLGGLANLRDLDLSYNKLTGSIPESLGRLRFLQVLDLSENQLNGSIPESLGKLASLTNLDLGSNLLDGTIPVSIGQLAKLRTLSIYNNSLEGAVTEAHFANLSVLKVLDASSNTKLTFNVSRGWIPPFQLISLSLSSCNIGNGFPQWLRHLRKLQILELSNATLSGPLPTWLRKMPIINFLDLSHNKLSGSLKNLPNAGNGDVYGPFRALLLEYNLFSGSIPRSLCRRTDLEVLDLSRNMLSGKIPNCVGDLQGLTAMRLSSNQLSGAIPSSIALISSLFWLNLNKNNFTGEVPPELGNLQGLEVLDLGDNKLYGNIPNWIGEKLTSLVVLSLHKNNFTGRIPPSLCKNSNLQILDLAYNNLTGTIPRCVGNLNGMVVSHRMNESYFDLDDDKNVIQVMKGVDLEYTTTWDIVFNMDLSSNKLVGEIPVELTALSLLVGLNLSNNHLRGGIPESVGKMKKLETLDFSKNKLSGSIPPSMAALTFLSHLNLSHNNLSGQIPTGNQLQTLIDDPSIYAGNKHLCGPPLQNTCSNHQDPTTTRSKKKHKAADEKMEVWLFYVDIMSGFGTGFWGVIGVLMFKKQWRHKLFMFAEETMDKIYVAVVVRVAKFKRGRE, via the coding sequence ATGGGGAATTGGAGGGGTTTGGGTTTCCATCTCATTTTCGTATGTGTGTTTTTGTTTGCAGCCACATATACTTGTTTGGGGGTTGGAAATGTTAGTGTCCTTTGCTCTGAGCAAGAGCGAGTTGCTCTCCTCAAGTTCAAACAGAGTGTTGAAGATCCTTTTGGAATGTTGTCATCATGGGTTGGAAATGAGTGTTGCATGTGGGAAGGAATCCAGTGTGATGGTGTCACTGGAAATGTTCAACGCCTTCATCTCAAAGGAGATGACTACTACTACATATCTGGTAATAAGGTGAGCTCTTCTTTGGCAGAGTTGAGGCATCTCAAATACCTCGACTTGAGTCAGAATTATTTTCAAGGAAGTCGGATCCCTGAGTTCATTGGATCATTGAAACAGCTGACCTACCTCAATCTCTCTGATGCTGATTTTCAAGGTATTATTCCTCCTCGCATTGGAAATCTTTCTAATCTAAAGGTTCTTGATCTCAGTTCAAACCATCATGAAAACTTTCTGAAGGCAGATGATATGGCATGGGCTTTTGGCCTTTCGTCACTCGAGCTTCTCGACTTGAGTTATGTGGATCTTAGTGGAGCACAAAACTGGGACATGATGCTTCACATGATTCCCTCCTTAAAAGAGTTAAGTTTGTCACGTTGTAGACTTTCCAATGTTAATCTTGGTCCTTTTCTTAATTCCAGTAGAATACTTCCTAATATAAAACACCTCGATCTTGGCTACAATTCTTTCAAAGGTCCACTCCCCTTCCTTCTTCAAAACATGACATCCCTAACATTCCTCAGTCTTTCTGGATTTAATCATAGTTTGGCATGGAACTTTCCAAAGCTACTAAGCATGATCCCTTCTTTGTCAGAGCTTCATTTGTCAGGTTGTGGGCTGGATAAGACGCATCTATCTTCTCCACATCTTAATTACAGTACACTTTCTAACATCCAGCACCTCGATCTTAGCAATAATCCACGTGGAGGTATATTTCCATCTGTATTGACAAACATGAGCTCCCTAGAAGTCCTTGACCTTTCAGATACCATGTTGAATTCATCTCTTCCTATTATGCCTAAACTTCTAGAGCTTCATCTTTCTGGTAACAAGTTTAAGCAGATTGAGGATGTTGGAATCTGGAGACAGTGCCACCTGAAACAATTAAGTGTAACAGATAATGAGTTTGCTATGGAAATGATTGACACACCAAAAAATGCATCAGAGTGCTCCATATATGCTTTGGAGTTTCTGGAATTAAGTCGGAGTTTAAAAGGTAGAATTCCAGAAACACTTGGAGGACTGGCAAACTTAAGAGACCTTGATCTATCATACAACAAACTGACTGGTTCAATCCCTGAATCTCTAGGAAGATTAAGATTTTTACAAGTACTTGATCTATCTGAAAACCAATTGAATGGTTCAATTCCAGAATCCCTTGGAAAATTAGCATCTTTAACAAATTTGGATCTAGGATCTAATTTATTAGACGGGACTATTCCAGTTTCGATTGGGCAACTTGCCAAACTCCGTACTCTCTCTATCTATAACAATTCTTTAGAAGGAGCGGTTACCGAAGCCCATTTTGCTAATCTTTCAGTGTTGAAGGTCTTGGATGCTTCTTCTAACACTAAGCTGACATTCAATGTTTCACGTGGGTGGATACCTCCATTCCAGTTGATATCTCTTAGTCTCAGCTCTTGCAATATCGGGAATGGATTTCCGCAGTGGCTTCGACATCTGAGGAAACTTCAAATCTTAGAGTTGTCCAATGCTACACTTTCGGGGCCGCTGCCCACATGGCTGCGGAAGATGCCCATCATCAATTTCTTAGATCTCTCTCATAACAAACTCAGTGGATCTTTGAAAAACCTTCCTAATGCAGGAAATGGTGATGTATATGGGCCTTTTCGTGCATTACTTCTGGAATATAACCTTTTCAGTGGGTCAATTCCAAGGTCATTATGCAGAAGAACAGATTTGGAAGTGCTTGATCTTTCAAGAAACATGTTAAGTGGGAAAATTCCCAACTGTGTGGGGGATCTGCAGGGTTTGACTGCCATGAGATTAAGCTCAAATCAGCTCTCTGGTGCCATTCCTAGCTCAATTGCTCTTATTTCATCATTATTTTGGTTAAATTTGAACAAAAATAACTTTACTGGTGAAGTTCCTCCAGAATTAGGGAATCTACAAGGTTTGGAAGTCTTAGATTTGGGTGACAATAAATTATATGGAAATATACCCAATTGGATAGGGGAAAAACTTACATCTTTGGTAGTTTTGAGTTTACACAAAAACAACTTCACTGGTAGAATTCCTCCATCTCTTTGCAAAAATTCAAATCTTCAAATTTTGGATCTTGCATACAACAACTTAACTGGAACCATCCCTCGTTGTGTAGGAAACTTAAATGGCATGGTTGTGAGTCATCGGATGAATGAGAGTTATTTTGATCTCGATGATGATAAGAATGTGATTCAGGTCATGAAAGGTGTTGATCTTGAATATACAACAACTTGGGATATAGTGTTTAACATGGACCTTTCAAGCAATAAACTTGTGGGAGAAATACCGGTTGAGCTAACTGCACTTTCTTTGTTGGTGGGTCTGAATCTGTCTAATAATCATCTCAGAGGGGGTATTCCAGAGAGCGTTGGAAAGATGAAGAAGTTGGAAACTCTTGATTTCTCAAAAAACAAGTTGAGCGGGAGCATCCCTCCAAGCATGGCAGCTTTGACTTTTTTGAGCCATTTgaatttgtcacacaacaacttgtCAGGACAAATTCCAACAGGAAATCAACTGCAGACGCTTATTGATGATCCATCAATATATGCTGGGAACAAACATCTATGTGGACCTCCATTGCAAAACACTTGCTCAAATCATCAAgatccaacaacaacaagaagcaaGAAGAAACACAAAGCAGCTGATGAGAAGATGGAGGTATGGTTGTTTTATGTGGATATAATGAGTGGTTTTGGAACAGGGTTTTGGGGTGTTATTGGAGTTCTGATGTTCAAGAAGCAGTGGAGACACAAACTTTTCATGTTTGCTGAGGAAACCATGGATAAGATATACGTTGCAGTTGTGGTAAGAGTTGCCAAGTTCAAGAGAGGAAGAGAATAG